One part of the Suncus etruscus isolate mSunEtr1 chromosome 2, mSunEtr1.pri.cur, whole genome shotgun sequence genome encodes these proteins:
- the UGT3A1 gene encoding LOW QUALITY PROTEIN: UDP-glucuronosyltransferase 3A1 (The sequence of the model RefSeq protein was modified relative to this genomic sequence to represent the inferred CDS: inserted 2 bases in 2 codons; substituted 6 bases at 6 genomic stop codons), producing the protein MPDQEQMYFNTISNFMTDSYIRYKFEHYLKVMELLGLXCSHLLKKXDIINSLKNKNFDLVIIELFDYCPLLVTEKLGKPFVVILHTFSFAELRLPSSVSYIPALNFFLIDQMDFXGRVKNVLMFSDFFQAQWKVHSLFDNTIKEHFPESPKPVLTNVLKKAELCFFVFFFFNSDLAFEFSWLLFPNTVYIGCIMAKAVKPVPPEFEDFINDFKHTXFVLVALGSMVSKFQSQELYREMNDAFVHLPQGVIWRCKCSHFPKDVKLAANVEIVNWIPQTDLLAHPQIHLFVIHGGLNSIMEAIQHGVPMVGIPLFGDXSENLLXVKIKKLGISILLMQIKEETLALKLKQVIEDKRFKLAAEAISIIRRFQPLTPTQRLVGCIDHILXIGGSAHLKPYSLQQPXHQQYLLDILLFVLTITLHMLYLCMKLVHTVTWLLFRDRKLKEV; encoded by the exons ATGCCTGACCAGGAGCAGATGTACTTTAAtactatttctaattttatgactGACTCATACATTCG aTACAAATTTGAGCACTATTTAAAAGTAATGGAACTACTGGGACTTTAGTGCAGTCACTTGCTAAAAA GTGATATCataaattccttaaaaaataagaactttgACCTTGTTATTATAGAACTTTTTGACTATTGTCCTCTCCTGGTGACTGAGAAGCTTGGAAAACCATTTGTGGTCATTCTTCACACCTTCAGCTTTGCAGAGTTGAGGCTACCAAGCTCTGTATCTTACATACCTgcactaaatttttttctaattgacCAGATGGACTTCTAGGGCAGAGTAAAGAATGTTCTGATGTTCTCTGATTTCTTTCAGGCACAATGGAAAGTTCATTCTTTATTTGATAATACCATCAAGGAGCATTTTCCAGAAAGCCCCAAGCCAGTTTTGACTAATGTTCTAAAGAAAGCAGaactgtgtttttttgttttttttttttttaactctgattTGGCCTTTGAATTTTCTTGGCTCCTGTTCCCCAACACTGTGTATATTGGATGCATAATGGCCAAAGCTGTAAAGCCAGTACCACCA GAATTTGAGGATTTCATAAATGACTTTAAACATA GCTTTGTTCTTGTGGCCTTGGGTTCCATGGTGAGCAAATTTCAATCACAGGAACTTTACAGAGAAATGAACGATGCTTTTGTTCATCTTCCTCAAGGTGTGATATGGAGATGCAAGTGCTCTCATTTTCCTAAAGATGTGAAATTGGCAGCAAATGTAGAAATTGTGAATTGGATTCCTCAGACTGATCTTCTGG CTCACCCTCAAATCCATCTTTTTGTCATCCACGGTGGATTAAATAGTATAATGGAGGCCATCCAACATGGTGTGCCCATGGTGGGCATTCCTCTCTTTGGAGACTGATCTGAAAACCTCCtatgagtaaaaattaaaaaacttggtATCTCTATCCTGCTAATGCAGATCAAGGAAGAGACATTAGCTTTGAAGTTGAAACAAGTCATAGAAGATAAAAG GTTCAAATTAGCAGCAGAGGCTATTAGCATCATTAGGCGTTTCCAGCCTCTGACCCCTACACAGAGGCTGGTGGGCTGTATTGACCACATACTCTAGATAGGGGGTTCAGCCCACCTCAAGCCCTATTCCTTACAGCAGCCGTGACACCAACAGTATCTGCTTGACATTCTCTTGTTTGTGCTGACAATAACCCTGCACATGCTGTACCTCTGTATGAAGCTGGTTCACACGGTGACTTGGTTGCTGTTCAGGGACAGGAAGCTGAAGGAGGTCTGA